Proteins found in one Herbiconiux sp. A18JL235 genomic segment:
- a CDS encoding Ig-like domain-containing protein: MSTPAPPRRDRPRRSTVLTAAATVTLVALVAVAAVVSGGYTAERMDLDDDTVWVTSEVHQAVARANPRVGELNSAVRLDSSSLTVSQFGQTVVVSELGGGEARLLDTARADVDDSFALPVGDVAVTVGERVSSVFSRTTGDLWVTATSALAAFDPSAPPDLTLGAGGDAVLAPDGSVYAVSPAGSTVFTVPPTVALGDTTAAPRSAPIELRAGADVSISAVGDEWVVLDRDGGGLVTAAGELSVDLGTAIPAEQVQDARAPVLQAPTAAEEATPGAVLVATADSLLEVPLDGTAPRTVSAGHDGTAAPPVRVGPCWYAAWTDGSTWSRCGDADPRVGALEGMTGRAKPVFRTNGTGAVVLSDAVTGRSWDVARRGGVIDDWSALLPDPAAGADSETPVTDETPELDPVQRPPVAVDDELGARPGRSTLLPVLLNDYDPNDDVIVIDSVDVPEGVDGSIDIVSDGQQLQLTLPAQAVGALAFGYTVSDGRGGTSSAVVRVTVRAPGENSPPVQSARPPLDVGLGGRAEIDVRSDWFDPDGDAFYLLSAGTAEPDTVSFTPEGRIAFADSGQSTGDKEIVLTVSDGQASTTGTLAVRSAPPEEVPLAVDGWVAQVRVGEEVVLAPLDYVTGGGPQLRLANVPAQDGLSLDTDYSGGTVRLTALAAGSQLVEVAVGDGARTASGVVRVIASVPPDASTRPVTVPHAAFARQAESVLVDVLSRDFDPAGGVLIVTAAGGGDDEGVRVEVLEQRMLRVTLTRPSESPATTLTYTVTNGLAEADGTVTVIEIPDPGVRQPPVAEPDTVSVRVGDVVDIPVLENDVHPDGEALTLAPQLVRAPPESAGLLFTSGDRLRYLAPATPGEFSAVYRVEAPDGQWATASVSISVRESDPTANVAPVPRPLTARVMAGETVRIPIPLGGIDPDGDSVQLLGVDRAPGKGAVTATGPDWIDYTAGDYSSATDELGYTVVDRLGARATGTVRVGIAPRVEGARNPVATADEVTVRPGRTVLVRVLDNDSDPDGGALSITGVTPQRPGGPDGGADSVRAGGTEADTDDADTDDAGEEARVVDDLVSIVAPEQPGRYGYVYDIANERGGTASGFVTLDVSDDAPLPRPVVGDTVVPLAAILDSDTVDVDVLSHVFFAEGSAHRLWLSVQPSFSSVARVVDGGVRVRVLQAQQIIPFTVAHPDDPNLRSSGFIWVPGLADALPQLRAGAPKLTVRSGAELRIDLDEQVVVVGGGRPVVADPSTVRATHGDGAPLVVDDDTLAFRSEEGYFGPASVSFEVADGSGPGARRATLVLPVTVTPRADQPPVLNGAAIEMEPGQRRTLDLARLTTVPGGRAAPLTFELLDPRPTAFSAVLVGSSLTLELPDSAVRGSAGAITVGVSSDGTAGRAGRIDVTVVSSTRPLAAPATDTVDARRGTTTSVDVLANDQATNPFPETPLRVIAVRGADAARLSAGLGIQPSADRSRLQVTAAADAAPGDVTVQYQVADATGAPERATWGSVRIRLLDRPDPVRQLAVTGFGDRTIALSFSPGPANNSPITGFDVTAQSTSGASVTTRCGGTSCVVGTPANGPENPVSLSVVARNGVGASEAAVYAAPVWSDVLPNAPADLVARPLDGALELSWGASSVQGGGSAVRQYDVTVDGRLVQTLDASGADCDAAGCTTRVSGLANGSSASVSVTARNGALPALAVWASSTTAATPYGPPLAAAVNAAVDPAAALGRVTLSWAEFPSNGDPVGGYYAQLLAPGSTTAPTGAQACTVSTPAPGTVVAPQTGGAVLAQQSLDPSARSADFSGLGEVDAGYSFVVWGYNAAGCTASAIATAVATPSPGRVDAAAVSMEMADSGDTVDVRVLSAPVPGPLSDPRYRVQRVDAGGATVGPAATFTLGGFPRQLTGGAFGENYRFVITACSTWGGTEVCGPASDPVTAPEPSLSFDFGVAPVYSGGVWSWPNGPANGALAPRYFCGGPGAPPTQSDQAGTATATSCTPAAPAPAAGEAWLLVAIGGHERVLVG, from the coding sequence GTGAGCACCCCCGCCCCGCCCCGCCGCGACCGCCCCCGCCGCTCGACCGTGCTGACCGCGGCCGCGACGGTGACGCTGGTGGCCCTCGTCGCCGTGGCCGCCGTGGTCTCGGGCGGCTACACGGCCGAGCGAATGGATCTCGACGACGACACCGTCTGGGTCACCAGCGAGGTGCATCAGGCGGTAGCCCGCGCCAACCCGCGCGTCGGCGAACTGAACTCGGCGGTGCGCCTCGACTCCAGCTCGCTCACCGTGAGTCAGTTCGGGCAGACGGTCGTGGTGTCGGAGCTCGGCGGGGGCGAGGCGAGGCTCCTCGACACCGCGCGGGCCGATGTCGACGACAGCTTCGCCCTCCCCGTCGGCGATGTCGCGGTGACGGTGGGGGAGCGTGTGTCGTCGGTCTTCTCGCGCACCACCGGCGACCTCTGGGTGACCGCCACCTCGGCACTCGCGGCCTTCGACCCGTCCGCCCCGCCCGACCTCACTCTCGGCGCCGGCGGCGACGCCGTGCTGGCGCCCGACGGTTCGGTCTACGCCGTCTCGCCGGCCGGTTCGACCGTCTTCACCGTCCCGCCCACCGTCGCGCTCGGAGACACCACCGCCGCCCCCAGGTCGGCGCCGATCGAGCTGCGGGCCGGCGCCGACGTGTCGATCTCGGCGGTCGGCGACGAGTGGGTGGTGCTCGACCGCGATGGGGGCGGCCTCGTCACGGCGGCCGGCGAGCTCTCCGTCGACCTCGGCACGGCGATCCCGGCCGAGCAGGTCCAGGATGCACGTGCTCCGGTTCTCCAAGCGCCCACCGCCGCGGAGGAGGCGACACCGGGTGCAGTTCTGGTCGCCACCGCCGACTCCCTGCTCGAGGTCCCCCTCGACGGCACCGCGCCCCGCACCGTGTCGGCCGGCCACGACGGCACGGCAGCTCCCCCCGTGCGGGTCGGCCCCTGCTGGTACGCCGCCTGGACCGACGGCTCCACGTGGAGCCGCTGCGGCGACGCCGACCCCCGCGTCGGCGCGCTCGAGGGCATGACCGGTCGAGCGAAGCCGGTGTTCCGCACCAACGGCACCGGGGCCGTGGTGCTGAGCGACGCGGTCACGGGGCGCTCGTGGGACGTCGCTCGACGGGGCGGCGTGATCGACGACTGGTCGGCCCTGCTCCCCGACCCCGCCGCGGGTGCCGACTCCGAGACTCCCGTCACCGACGAGACGCCGGAGCTCGACCCGGTGCAACGGCCGCCCGTCGCCGTCGACGACGAGCTCGGGGCGCGGCCGGGCCGGTCGACGCTGCTCCCGGTGCTGCTCAACGACTACGACCCCAACGACGACGTGATCGTCATCGACTCCGTCGACGTGCCGGAGGGCGTCGACGGGAGCATCGACATCGTCTCCGACGGTCAGCAGCTGCAGCTCACGCTCCCCGCCCAGGCGGTGGGCGCGCTCGCCTTCGGCTACACCGTCTCCGACGGTCGTGGTGGCACCTCCTCCGCCGTCGTGCGAGTGACGGTTCGTGCACCGGGCGAGAACTCCCCGCCGGTGCAGAGCGCGAGGCCTCCGCTCGACGTCGGCCTGGGCGGGCGGGCCGAGATCGACGTGCGGAGCGATTGGTTCGACCCCGACGGCGACGCCTTCTACCTGCTCTCGGCAGGCACCGCCGAGCCCGACACCGTGTCGTTCACCCCCGAGGGCCGCATCGCCTTCGCCGACTCGGGCCAGAGCACCGGCGACAAGGAGATCGTGCTCACGGTGAGCGACGGCCAGGCCTCGACCACCGGAACCCTCGCCGTGCGGAGCGCGCCGCCGGAGGAGGTGCCCCTCGCCGTCGACGGGTGGGTGGCGCAGGTGCGCGTCGGCGAGGAGGTCGTGCTCGCACCGCTCGACTACGTCACCGGCGGCGGGCCGCAGCTCCGGCTCGCCAATGTTCCGGCCCAGGACGGCCTCTCGCTCGACACCGACTACTCGGGCGGCACCGTGAGGCTCACGGCGCTCGCCGCGGGCTCGCAGCTGGTCGAGGTGGCGGTGGGAGACGGCGCACGCACCGCATCCGGCGTCGTCAGGGTGATCGCGAGCGTGCCGCCCGACGCGAGCACCCGCCCGGTGACCGTGCCGCACGCGGCATTCGCCCGGCAGGCCGAGAGCGTGCTGGTCGACGTGCTCTCGCGCGACTTCGACCCGGCGGGCGGGGTGCTCATCGTCACCGCCGCCGGCGGCGGAGATGACGAAGGCGTGCGCGTGGAGGTGCTCGAACAGCGGATGCTGCGGGTCACGCTCACCCGCCCCTCGGAGTCTCCCGCGACCACGCTGACGTACACCGTGACGAACGGCCTCGCCGAGGCCGACGGCACCGTCACGGTGATCGAGATCCCCGACCCCGGGGTGCGCCAGCCGCCGGTGGCCGAACCCGACACGGTTTCGGTGCGAGTGGGCGATGTCGTCGACATCCCGGTGCTCGAGAACGACGTCCATCCTGACGGCGAGGCGCTGACGCTCGCGCCGCAGCTCGTGCGGGCGCCGCCGGAGTCGGCGGGGCTGCTGTTCACCTCGGGCGACAGGCTGCGCTACCTCGCACCCGCCACCCCGGGCGAGTTCTCCGCCGTCTACCGGGTCGAGGCGCCCGACGGGCAGTGGGCCACCGCATCCGTCTCCATCAGCGTGCGCGAATCCGACCCCACGGCGAACGTCGCTCCGGTTCCCCGGCCACTGACGGCGCGGGTGATGGCGGGCGAGACGGTGCGCATCCCCATCCCCCTGGGCGGGATCGACCCCGACGGCGATTCGGTGCAGTTGCTCGGAGTCGACCGGGCACCCGGGAAGGGCGCCGTCACCGCCACCGGCCCCGACTGGATCGATTACACGGCAGGCGACTACTCCAGCGCAACCGACGAGCTCGGGTACACCGTCGTCGACCGCCTCGGCGCCCGCGCGACGGGCACGGTGCGGGTGGGGATCGCTCCGCGTGTCGAGGGAGCGCGGAACCCGGTCGCCACGGCCGACGAGGTGACGGTGAGGCCAGGTCGCACCGTGCTGGTGAGGGTGCTCGACAACGACTCCGACCCCGATGGCGGTGCGCTCAGCATCACCGGGGTCACGCCGCAGCGGCCCGGAGGCCCCGACGGTGGAGCCGACAGCGTCCGCGCTGGAGGCACCGAAGCCGACACCGACGACGCCGACACCGACGACGCCGGCGAGGAGGCGAGGGTGGTCGACGACCTGGTGTCGATCGTGGCTCCCGAGCAGCCCGGCCGGTACGGCTACGTCTACGACATCGCGAACGAGCGCGGGGGAACCGCGTCGGGCTTCGTCACCCTCGACGTCAGCGACGACGCCCCGCTGCCGCGCCCCGTCGTGGGAGACACGGTGGTGCCGCTCGCCGCCATCCTCGACAGCGACACGGTCGACGTCGACGTGCTCTCGCACGTGTTCTTCGCCGAGGGGTCGGCCCACCGGCTGTGGCTGTCGGTGCAGCCCTCGTTCTCGAGCGTGGCCCGGGTCGTCGACGGCGGGGTGCGGGTGCGGGTGCTGCAGGCGCAGCAGATCATCCCGTTCACGGTCGCCCACCCCGACGACCCGAACCTGCGGTCGTCGGGGTTCATCTGGGTTCCCGGCCTCGCCGACGCGCTGCCGCAGCTGCGGGCGGGCGCCCCGAAGCTCACCGTGCGCTCGGGAGCGGAGCTGCGTATCGACCTCGACGAGCAGGTGGTGGTCGTGGGCGGAGGGCGGCCGGTCGTCGCCGACCCCAGCACCGTGCGCGCGACCCATGGCGACGGCGCGCCGCTGGTCGTCGACGACGACACCCTCGCCTTCCGCAGCGAGGAGGGGTATTTCGGGCCTGCCTCGGTGTCGTTCGAGGTCGCCGACGGCTCCGGCCCCGGTGCCCGGCGAGCGACCCTCGTGCTGCCCGTCACCGTCACGCCCCGCGCCGACCAGCCCCCGGTGCTGAACGGGGCGGCCATCGAGATGGAACCCGGCCAGCGACGCACCCTCGATCTCGCCAGACTCACCACGGTGCCGGGTGGCCGCGCGGCGCCGCTGACGTTCGAGCTGCTCGACCCGCGGCCGACCGCGTTCAGCGCGGTGCTCGTCGGCTCCTCGCTCACGCTCGAGCTGCCCGATTCCGCCGTGCGCGGGAGCGCAGGCGCGATCACGGTGGGTGTCTCGAGCGACGGCACGGCGGGGCGGGCGGGGCGCATCGACGTCACCGTCGTCTCGTCGACCCGGCCGCTCGCCGCTCCTGCCACAGACACGGTCGATGCCCGGCGTGGCACCACGACCTCCGTCGACGTGCTCGCCAACGACCAGGCGACGAACCCCTTCCCCGAGACCCCCCTCCGCGTCATCGCCGTGCGGGGCGCCGACGCGGCGAGGCTGTCGGCGGGGCTCGGCATCCAGCCGAGCGCCGACCGATCGCGGCTTCAGGTCACCGCCGCCGCCGACGCGGCTCCGGGCGACGTCACGGTGCAGTACCAGGTCGCCGACGCCACCGGTGCTCCCGAACGGGCCACCTGGGGGAGCGTCCGCATCCGGTTGCTCGACCGCCCAGACCCCGTGCGGCAGCTCGCCGTGACCGGCTTCGGAGACCGCACCATCGCGCTCTCGTTCTCCCCGGGCCCCGCCAACAACTCGCCCATCACAGGCTTCGACGTCACCGCGCAGAGCACGTCGGGTGCCTCGGTCACCACGAGGTGCGGTGGCACCTCCTGCGTCGTCGGCACTCCGGCGAACGGGCCCGAGAACCCGGTGAGCCTCAGCGTCGTCGCCCGCAACGGCGTGGGGGCCTCCGAGGCCGCGGTCTACGCGGCACCGGTCTGGTCCGACGTCTTGCCCAACGCTCCGGCAGACCTCGTCGCGCGCCCGCTCGACGGAGCGCTCGAGCTCAGCTGGGGGGCGTCGTCGGTGCAGGGGGGTGGCTCGGCGGTGCGGCAGTACGACGTGACCGTCGACGGCCGTCTCGTGCAGACTCTCGACGCCTCGGGGGCAGATTGCGACGCCGCCGGGTGCACGACGCGGGTCTCCGGGCTCGCCAACGGATCCTCCGCCTCGGTGAGCGTCACCGCCCGCAACGGAGCGTTGCCCGCGCTCGCGGTCTGGGCGTCGTCGACCACCGCTGCCACCCCGTACGGCCCTCCGCTCGCCGCCGCCGTGAACGCTGCGGTCGACCCCGCCGCCGCCCTCGGCAGGGTGACGCTGAGCTGGGCGGAGTTCCCCTCGAACGGCGACCCCGTCGGCGGCTACTACGCCCAGCTCCTCGCTCCGGGCAGCACCACGGCGCCCACCGGAGCGCAGGCGTGCACGGTGTCGACACCCGCCCCTGGCACGGTCGTCGCACCGCAGACCGGGGGAGCCGTGCTCGCCCAGCAGAGCCTCGACCCTTCGGCCCGCAGCGCCGACTTCAGCGGGCTCGGCGAGGTCGACGCGGGCTACTCGTTCGTGGTCTGGGGCTACAACGCCGCAGGATGCACGGCGTCGGCGATCGCCACGGCCGTCGCGACCCCGAGCCCCGGCAGGGTCGACGCGGCGGCGGTGTCGATGGAGATGGCAGACTCGGGCGACACCGTCGACGTGCGGGTGCTGAGCGCGCCCGTGCCCGGTCCGCTCTCCGACCCGCGCTACCGTGTGCAGCGCGTCGACGCCGGTGGAGCGACCGTCGGGCCTGCGGCGACCTTCACGCTCGGCGGGTTCCCCCGCCAGCTCACCGGGGGAGCGTTCGGCGAGAACTACCGCTTCGTCATCACCGCGTGCAGCACCTGGGGCGGCACCGAGGTGTGCGGCCCGGCCTCCGACCCCGTCACGGCGCCCGAGCCCTCCCTCTCCTTCGACTTCGGTGTCGCGCCGGTCTACTCGGGCGGTGTCTGGAGCTGGCCGAACGGGCCGGCGAACGGCGCGCTCGCACCCCGCTACTTCTGCGGCGGGCCCGGTGCGCCGCCCACGCAGAGCGATCAGGCGGGAACCGCGACCGCCACCTCGTGCACGCCCGCAGCCCCCGCGCCCGCGGCGGGCGAAGCATGGCTGCTGGTGGCGATCGGCGGCCACGAGCGTGTGCTCGTCGGGTAG
- a CDS encoding DUF58 domain-containing protein, which translates to MTTSSARARGPGADAAGADGAGAVAAEAEPREGVQRPGRSTSIDAAGIAVLAMAVGGLAAGLLLGWTELLTVGIVSGLVAVGAAGFLLGRSELEVSVTVLDGHVVAGTPGTAVVRVRNVSRRPRRPGVAEVALGGRVQSIAIPRLEAGAETELPVTLPAVGRGVLTVGPATVVRRDPLGLARREIVRSETSRLYVHPVTVDLPVEAPGLLRDLEGVATGDPAASDMSFQALRAYLPGDDRRHIHWKSTAKTGTFLVRQFEQTRRSHVIVLQSTSPDDYDSPEEFELGVSVAASIALRLLRDRTAVSVYAGLPERRSRPGADDPAAARGHAGRRPSDGRRGTGMRGATERTAGLLRSHSRLPLLDDLSGVQPQPGSAGVATAARRVAETVADVSSLFLVAGSTVSARQWRAAASHLPRGVEVVAVVARPEATPTLVRIDSVRITRVGYLDDLGRALTRTAAL; encoded by the coding sequence ATGACGACGTCATCGGCACGCGCCAGGGGCCCGGGAGCGGATGCGGCCGGAGCAGATGGGGCGGGGGCGGTCGCGGCGGAGGCCGAGCCCAGGGAAGGCGTGCAGCGCCCTGGACGGTCGACCTCGATCGACGCCGCGGGGATCGCCGTGCTCGCGATGGCGGTGGGCGGCCTCGCCGCCGGCCTTCTGCTCGGGTGGACCGAGCTTCTCACCGTCGGCATCGTCTCCGGGCTCGTCGCCGTCGGTGCGGCGGGGTTCCTGCTCGGCCGCTCCGAGCTCGAGGTCTCGGTCACCGTGCTCGACGGGCACGTGGTCGCCGGCACGCCGGGCACCGCCGTGGTGCGTGTGCGCAACGTCTCACGGCGCCCGCGGCGACCGGGCGTGGCCGAGGTCGCCCTAGGCGGACGGGTGCAGAGCATCGCGATTCCGCGGCTCGAGGCAGGCGCGGAGACCGAGCTGCCGGTCACCCTTCCCGCCGTCGGGCGAGGTGTGCTCACGGTCGGCCCCGCGACGGTCGTGCGACGCGACCCGCTCGGGCTCGCCCGGCGCGAGATCGTGCGGTCGGAGACCAGCCGCCTCTACGTGCACCCCGTCACCGTCGACCTGCCGGTCGAGGCTCCCGGGCTCCTGCGCGACCTGGAGGGAGTGGCCACGGGCGACCCGGCCGCCAGCGACATGTCGTTCCAGGCGCTGCGCGCCTACCTGCCCGGCGACGACCGGCGGCACATCCACTGGAAGAGCACCGCGAAGACGGGAACCTTCCTGGTGCGGCAGTTCGAGCAGACCCGGCGGAGCCACGTCATCGTGCTGCAGTCGACGAGCCCCGACGACTACGACTCCCCGGAGGAGTTCGAGCTCGGCGTGAGCGTCGCCGCCTCGATCGCCCTGCGTCTGCTGCGCGACCGCACCGCCGTGTCGGTGTACGCGGGCCTTCCCGAGCGCAGGAGCAGGCCGGGCGCCGACGACCCCGCCGCCGCCCGTGGCCACGCCGGTCGGCGGCCCTCCGACGGCCGCCGGGGCACCGGGATGCGCGGTGCGACCGAGCGCACCGCCGGCCTCCTGCGCTCCCACAGCCGCCTCCCCCTGCTCGACGACTTGAGCGGAGTCCAGCCGCAGCCGGGCTCCGCGGGGGTGGCGACGGCGGCCCGGCGAGTGGCGGAGACTGTCGCCGACGTCTCGTCGCTCTTCCTCGTCGCAGGCAGCACGGTGTCGGCCCGCCAGTGGCGCGCCGCGGCCTCTCATCTGCCGCGCGGGGTCGAGGTGGTCGCGGTGGTCGCCCGGCCCGAGGCCACTCCCACGCTGGTGCGCATCGACTCGGTGCGCATCACCCGGGTGGGCTATCTCGACGACCTCGGCCGCGCTCTCACCCGGACGGCGGCCCTCTGA
- a CDS encoding PP2C family serine/threonine-protein phosphatase has protein sequence MTQIGRSSARVSVTRDGVPARQVTLAWAALTDKGTKRAMNEDSALSEMPLFVVADGMGGHSAGDIASRAVVTRLSGITDAVTDAATIEKALAEALDDIDKVGDESVLGTGTTVTGVALAEIDDDLAWLVFNIGDSRVYLFDGDELRQLTTDHSVVQELLDAGLITREQAEHHPDSNVITRAVGFHERPVPDYETLPVAAGQRILVCSDGLTKELTDYGIKHYLATTSTPERAVDELVAAALANGGRDNVTVVVLDVESDQAVDDQAGGGRRSNRS, from the coding sequence GTGACCCAGATCGGTCGTTCGAGCGCGCGCGTGAGCGTCACACGCGACGGGGTGCCCGCGCGCCAGGTGACGCTGGCCTGGGCGGCTCTCACCGACAAGGGCACCAAGCGCGCCATGAACGAAGACAGCGCGCTGTCCGAGATGCCGCTCTTCGTGGTCGCCGACGGCATGGGCGGGCACTCCGCGGGCGACATCGCGAGCAGAGCGGTGGTCACCCGCCTCTCGGGCATCACCGATGCCGTCACCGACGCCGCGACCATCGAGAAGGCGCTCGCCGAGGCACTCGACGACATCGACAAGGTGGGCGACGAGTCGGTGCTCGGCACCGGCACCACCGTCACGGGGGTCGCCCTCGCCGAGATCGACGACGACCTCGCCTGGCTGGTGTTCAACATCGGCGACTCCCGCGTCTACCTCTTCGACGGCGACGAGCTGCGGCAGCTCACCACCGACCACTCGGTGGTGCAGGAGCTGCTCGACGCGGGTCTCATCACCCGCGAGCAGGCGGAGCACCACCCCGACAGCAACGTCATCACGCGCGCCGTGGGCTTCCACGAGAGGCCGGTCCCCGACTACGAGACGCTTCCCGTCGCGGCCGGCCAGCGCATCCTGGTCTGCTCCGACGGCCTCACCAAAGAGCTCACCGACTACGGCATCAAGCACTACCTCGCCACCACCTCCACTCCCGAGCGCGCTGTCGACGAACTCGTCGCCGCCGCCCTGGCGAACGGGGGGCGCGACAACGTGACCGTGGTGGTGCTCGACGTGGAATCCGACCAGGCGGTCGACGACCAGGCAGGCGGGGGCCGCCGCAGCAATCGCAGCTGA
- a CDS encoding serine/threonine-protein kinase — translation MARRLPSAPPTLPGFSPVRVLGSGGFADVFLFEQNLPRRQVAVKVMLPEVVNEHVRRMFRVEADLMAGLSAHPAILTVYQAGVSSDGRPYLVMELCSSSLGQRYRSEPLPVAEVLRIGVKIAGALQTAHEQGILHRDVKPSNILLTAYDAPVLSDFGISSGAKGIAPADAVGLSIPWSAPEVVTEATSGTVASEVWALGATLYSLLAGRSPFEVPGATTAPVELARRIVKSRLPALGRADVPASLEEVLARALSKDPERRQQTVLELLRELQAVEIELGLSPTPAEVTAAEWATGDIGRDPADRTVLAPQSGSTGAEVAGAHGAGVSAAGTTGHDPVGRARGGGPRRARRGTATHATGSPAGAPTVGGATSAQGPTRATPVTSGAGRRHRRRRTITLVVAGALAVVAALAVMLGLVVVQAPGGAAIPRVGEISVEAQAGSIRFSWADPGLKPGDSYRVTTGDGRTSLQRQPEFVATPDGGDRVCITVAVVRAGKAGESGSERCADTP, via the coding sequence ATGGCTCGGCGACTCCCCTCCGCTCCACCCACCCTCCCCGGGTTCTCACCCGTGCGTGTGCTCGGGTCGGGCGGCTTCGCCGACGTGTTCCTGTTCGAGCAGAACCTGCCGCGCCGGCAGGTCGCCGTGAAGGTGATGCTGCCCGAGGTGGTGAACGAGCACGTCAGGCGCATGTTCCGGGTCGAGGCCGACCTCATGGCAGGGCTGAGCGCCCACCCGGCGATCCTCACCGTGTATCAGGCCGGCGTCTCCTCCGACGGGCGGCCCTACCTGGTCATGGAACTGTGCAGCTCCTCCCTCGGCCAGCGCTACCGCAGCGAGCCGCTACCCGTCGCCGAAGTCCTCCGCATCGGGGTGAAGATCGCGGGCGCTCTGCAGACGGCTCACGAGCAGGGCATCCTGCACCGCGACGTGAAGCCCTCGAACATCCTGCTCACGGCCTACGACGCCCCGGTGCTCTCTGACTTCGGCATCTCGTCGGGGGCGAAGGGGATCGCCCCGGCGGATGCGGTGGGCCTGTCCATCCCCTGGTCGGCACCCGAGGTGGTCACCGAGGCCACGAGCGGCACCGTCGCCTCCGAGGTGTGGGCGCTCGGGGCCACGCTGTACTCGCTGCTCGCCGGCCGCTCGCCGTTCGAGGTGCCCGGCGCGACGACCGCCCCCGTTGAGCTCGCGCGCCGCATCGTGAAGTCGCGCCTGCCCGCCCTGGGCCGCGCCGACGTGCCCGCCTCGCTCGAGGAGGTGCTCGCCAGGGCGCTCTCGAAAGACCCGGAGCGACGCCAGCAGACGGTGCTCGAGCTGCTGCGCGAGCTGCAGGCCGTCGAGATCGAGCTGGGTCTCTCGCCCACGCCCGCCGAGGTGACCGCGGCCGAGTGGGCGACGGGCGACATCGGTCGCGACCCCGCCGACCGCACGGTGCTCGCGCCGCAGAGCGGATCGACGGGGGCGGAGGTAGCCGGAGCGCACGGTGCGGGGGTCTCGGCTGCCGGAACCACGGGCCACGACCCGGTCGGCAGAGCGCGAGGGGGAGGCCCGCGCCGCGCCCGCCGGGGCACGGCCACCCACGCGACCGGCTCGCCGGCCGGCGCCCCCACCGTGGGAGGGGCGACCTCCGCCCAGGGCCCCACTCGTGCCACGCCCGTGACGTCGGGCGCCGGCCGGCGACACCGACGGCGTCGCACGATCACCCTCGTCGTCGCGGGCGCCCTCGCCGTCGTCGCGGCGCTCGCCGTGATGCTGGGTCTCGTGGTCGTGCAGGCGCCGGGTGGCGCGGCGATCCCGCGCGTCGGCGAGATCTCGGTCGAGGCGCAGGCGGGCAGCATCCGCTTCAGCTGGGCCGACCCCGGCCTCAAGCCTGGCGACAGCTACCGCGTCACCACCGGCGACGGGCGCACCTCGTTGCAGCGTCAGCCCGAGTTCGTCGCCACCCCCGATGGCGGCGACCGTGTCTGCATCACGGTGGCGGTGGTGCGCGCCGGCAAGGCCGGCGAGAGCGGCTCCGAGAGATGCGCCGACACGCCGTGA
- a CDS encoding AAA family ATPase → MTMTADQATRFADVFDRLVANVERALQGKSPVVRLALVAMLSEGHLLLEDAPGTGKTSLARALAESVRGTSSRIQFTPDLLPGDITGVSVFDQPSGRFVFHPGAVFANVVLADEINRASPKTQAALLEVMEEGRVTVDGSSHDAGEPFMVIATQNPIEQAGTYRLPEAQLDRFLIKTSIGYPDHATTLRILEGATERPHGERLPAIITAEGVTVLAAEARSVHVDAVVNDYVARLVQATRDVEETRLGASVRAALGLVRASKTRAASLGRHFVVPDDVKALAGPVLAHRLVLDPEAEFDGVTAEAVVSQLLLEVPPPGDSVAR, encoded by the coding sequence ATGACCATGACCGCCGACCAGGCGACCCGCTTCGCCGACGTCTTCGACCGGCTCGTCGCGAACGTCGAGCGCGCCCTGCAGGGCAAATCACCCGTGGTGCGGCTCGCTCTGGTCGCGATGCTGAGCGAGGGGCACCTGCTGCTCGAAGACGCCCCCGGCACGGGCAAGACCTCGCTGGCGAGGGCGCTGGCCGAGAGCGTGCGGGGCACGAGCAGTCGCATCCAGTTCACACCCGACCTGCTGCCCGGAGACATCACCGGGGTGAGCGTCTTCGACCAGCCCTCGGGGCGGTTCGTGTTCCATCCCGGCGCGGTGTTCGCGAACGTGGTGCTCGCCGACGAGATCAACCGCGCGAGTCCCAAGACCCAGGCGGCGCTGCTCGAGGTGATGGAGGAGGGCCGGGTGACAGTCGACGGCTCCTCCCACGATGCGGGCGAACCGTTCATGGTGATCGCGACGCAGAACCCCATCGAGCAGGCGGGCACCTATCGTCTGCCCGAGGCGCAGCTCGACCGGTTCCTCATCAAGACCTCGATCGGGTACCCCGACCACGCGACGACGCTGCGCATCCTCGAAGGCGCGACGGAGCGGCCGCACGGAGAGCGGCTGCCCGCGATCATCACGGCGGAAGGGGTGACCGTGCTGGCGGCCGAGGCCCGCTCGGTGCACGTCGACGCAGTGGTGAACGACTACGTCGCTCGGCTCGTGCAGGCGACTCGCGATGTGGAGGAGACGCGCCTCGGGGCGAGCGTGCGCGCAGCACTCGGACTCGTGAGGGCCTCGAAGACCCGAGCGGCGTCGCTCGGCCGGCACTTCGTGGTCCCCGACGACGTCAAGGCGCTCGCCGGGCCCGTGCTGGCGCACCGCCTCGTGCTCGACCCCGAGGCCGAGTTCGACGGGGTCACCGCTGAAGCAGTGGTCTCGCAGCTCCTGCTCGAAGTGCCCCCACCCGGCGACAGCGTGGCACGATGA